One Burkholderia sp. WP9 genomic window, TGGATCGCGGCGCGCTTCGGCGGCCGCCAGGTGATCGTCGGTGCCGTGCTGGTGGTGGCGCTCGCCACCGCGCTGATGCAACTCACCGCGAACCTGTGGCTCTGGGCCGTGTTGCGCGTGCTGTGCGGCGCAGCGCTGATGCTCCTCTTCACGATCGGCGAAGCCTGGGTCAACCAGTTGGCCGACGACGCCTCGCGCGGCCGCGTCGTCGCCATCTACGCCACCAACTTCACGCTGTTCCAGATGGCGGGGCCGGTGCTGGTGAGTCAGATCGCGGGCTTCGCGCACTGGCGCTTCCTGCTGTGCGGCGCGATCTTCCTGCTGGCGCTGCCGATGCTCGCCGCGATCCGCACGACACCCCAAGCCTCCGACGACGAGCACGCGGCGCACGGCAGCTGGCGTCATGTCTTACCGCAGATGCCGGCGCTCGTGATCGGCACTGGCTTCTTCGCGTTGTTCGACACGATCGCGCTCTCGTTGCTGCCGCTCTTCGCGATGTCGCACGGCATCACGAGCGAGGTGGCCGTGCTGTTCGCCTCGGCTCTGCTGCTCGGCGATACGACGATGCAGTTTCCGATCGGCTGGCTCGCCGACCGGCTCGGCCGCGAGCGGGTGCATATAGGTTGCGGTGTGGTCGTCGTAGCGTTACTGCCGTTTCTGCCTTGGGCGGTCACTTCACCGTGGCTTTGCTGGCCGCTGCTCTATGTGCTCGGCGCGGCGGCAGGCGCGATCTACACGCTCTCGCTGGTGGCCTGCGGTGAACGCTTTCGCGGTGTCGCGCTGGTGTCGGCCAGCTCGCTTGTTGGCGCCTCGTGGAGCGCGGCCAGTTTCGGCGGCCCGCTGGTGGCCGGTGCGCTGATGAAGAGTGTGGGTAACGACGCGATAGTCGGCGTGCTGCTCGCTGCGGCGTTGGCGTTTCTCGGCGCGGTCTGGTGGGAGAAGCGGCATGCGCCGGTGGGGAGCGTCGGCTGATAGCCTGCCTTGAAGGTGTCACCGCGTCATGATGCGCGAATAGCAAAACGGGGAAGCCGTTCATCCTGGCTTCCCCGTTTTTCGTCATGCGGCTTGCGTGCTGCTCGCGCGGTCTTTCAGCGTCACTTCAACGCCGGCAAAATCTCCCCAGCGCACACACCGAAGCCCACTCGATAACCCTCGCCCTGACACCAACCCGCGAGCGTCAACTCGTCGCCGTCTTCGATAAAACTGCGCGTGCCGCCTTCCTGCAACTCCAGCGGCTTCTTGCCGTTCCATGTCAGTTCGAGCAGGCTGCCGAACGAATCTTCCGTCGGCCCGCTGATCGTGCCCGAGCCCATCAGGTCGCCCACGCGCGTATTGCAGCCCGATACCGTGTGATGCGCGAGCTGCTGCGCCATCGTCCAGTACATGTGCTTGAAGTTGGTCCGCGTGATCGTGCTCGCCCGCTCTGCCTGCTTTGGGCGCAGCGTCACTTCCAGCGTGATGTCGAAAGCATGCTCGCCGTCGTGGCGCAGGTAGTCGAGCGGCTGCGGTTCTTGCGCCGGCTGTGCGACGCGAAACGGTTCGAGCGCGTCGAGCGTCACGATCCACGGCGAGATCGTGGTCGCGAAAGTCTTCGCGTTGAACGGCCCGAGCGGCACGTATTCCCATTGCTGGATATCGCGCGCGCTCCAGTCGTTCAGCAGCACCATGCCGAAGATATGCGCTTCGGCATCCGCGCACGCAACCGGCTCGCCCAGGGCGTTGCCAGCGCCGATCACGAAGCCCGTTTCGAGCTCGATATCCAGCTTGCGGCACGCGCCGAACACCGGACGCTCCTGATCCGGCAGCTTCAACTGTCCGTTAGGACGACGCACCGGCGTGCCGCTCACCACCACCGACGACGCGCGTCCGTTGTAGCCGATCGGCATCTCCGACCAGTTCGGCAGCAGCGCATTCTTCGGATCGCGGAACATGGAGCCGACATTCGTCGCATGCTCCTTCGACGAATAGAAATCGGTGTAGCCCGGAATCTGCACCGGCAGATGCAATTGCGCGTCGGCCTGGCGGATCAGCGCGCGGCTGCGCAGCTCGGCGTCGTCGCGCAGCGTCGCGTCATTGCGCGACAGCAGCTTGCTCAACTGAACGCGCACGCTGCGCCATGTGTCGCGTCCCAGCGCGATGAAATCGTTCAACGTGTCGCGTACGAACACGCTCTCGCCCACACCCGATGAAGGCACGCTCAGCAGACCCGCGCTTTCGAGCGCGGCCAGATCGACGATGCTGCCACCGATCGCCACGCCCACGCGGCGCGTCGCATTCAGAGCGTCGCTGAAAATGCCGAACGGCAGATTCTGAATCGAGAAATCATTGCTCGGCTCGTTGGCCGACTCGACCCAGCTTTTGCGCGACGGATCGAGCGTCGCCTGAAGATCGCTCAATGCGTTCATCGTTGCTCCGGATTGAAGTGTTTCTTGAGACCTTGCCAGCACTCGTAGTAATGCGCCTGCAATTGCGCGGTTTCGAGCGCGAAGCGGGTCGGCTTGATCAGCGTGCGCGTCTCGAACATGAAGGCCATCGTGTCGCCGACTTTCATCGGCTTCGACGTGTCGCCATGCGAGGCTTTTTCGAACGTGTCCGCGTCCGGGCCGTGACCCGTCATGCAGTTATGCAGACTCCCGCCGCCCGGCAAGAAACCCTCGGCCTTCGCGTCGTACACGCCGTGCACGAGACCCATGAACTCGCTCGCGACGTTGCGATGGAACCAGGGCGGGCGGAACGTATCTTCGGCGGCCAGCCAGCGCGGCGGGAAGATCACGAAGTCGATCGCATCGACGCCCGGCGTGTCGCTTTGCGATTGCAGCACCAGAAAGATCGACGGGTCCGGATGGTCGAAGCTGATCGAGCCGATCGTGTTGAAGCGGCGCAGATCGTACTTGTACGGTGCGTAATTGCCGTGCCACGCCACCACGTCGAGCGGCGAATGGCCGATGTCCGCTCGCCACAGGTTGCCGTTCAGCTTGGCGACGAGTTCGAACTTGCCTTCACGATCCTCGTAGGCCGCATGCGGCGTGAGGAAATCGCGCGGATTGGCGAGGCCGTTCGAGCCTATCGGGCCAAGATCCGGCAAACGCAGCAATGCCCCGAAGTTCTCGCAGATATAGCCGCGCGCCGTACCATCCGGCAGGCTCACCGCGAAGCGCACGCCGCGCGGTATCACCACGATCTCGAACGGCTCGACGTCGAGCCGGCCCATTTCGGTGGCGATATGGAGGCGCCCTTGCTGCGGCACGATCAGCAATTCGCCGTCGGCGCTGTAGAAGAAGCGGTCCTGCATCGAGCGGTTCGCCGCGTACAGATGAATCGCGCAACCGCTCATCGATTCCGCTGCGCCGTTGCCGGCCATCGTCACCCAGCCGTCGACGAAGTCGGTCGGCTCGGCGGGCATCGGCAGCGAGTCCCAACGCAACTGGTTCGGCGGTGTCGGTGGCACCTCGGCGAAGTTGGCGACGAGTCGCTCCGAAGGCAACTGCGTGAACGGCTTGTGCACAGCCGCCGGACGAATCCGGTACAGCCACGAGCGGCGATTGTGACCGCGCGGCGCAGTGAACGCCGTGCCCGACACCTGTTCGGCGTAAAGACCATAGGGCGCGCGTTGCGGCGAGTTGCGGCCTTCGGGCAACGCGCCCGGCAGAGCTTCGGTCGCGAATTCGTTCGCGAAGCCCGACTGATAGCCCGGCTCGATTTCAAGCCGCGAACTGGCGGTGTTCGGCGTACGTGTTTGGGTATCCATGCAAGGTTCTCCGTTGATACTCGATCTCGTCATCTCACGCGGTCTGCGCCTCGGACGGGCGGCCGCGTTGGCGCGTCGCCGCGGCCAGCGCGATCACCAGCAGCGCGGAGCACAGCACCGGCACGGCCGCCGCATGAAACAGCGACGCGTTCGACCAATTGAGCGCAATCAGTTGACCGCCGATTAGCGGCCCGATCACCGAACCGATCCGGCCGATGCCGAGGCTCCAGCCGATCCCAGTCGAGCGCAGCGTGGTCGGATAAAAATGGCCCGCCAGCGCGTTGACCGCCGGCTGTCCGCCGACCACGCAGAAGCCGCCCGCGAACACGACGATCAACAGCCACGGCAACGCATGCGCTACCGTGCCGATCGTGCCGACCGCCAGCGCCGCGCCCACGAAACAGACGAACAGCACGCGCACGAAACCGAAGCGTTCGATAAACCAGCCGAGCAGCAAGGTGCCGACCACGCCGCCCGTTTGCAGCACCGTCCCGACGATCACCGCCGTGCTCGGCGAATAGCCGGCGTCGCGCATCACGGTGGGCAGCCAGTTCGACAGGAAGTACAGATCGATCAGGTTCATGAAGCTGATCGCCCACAGAATCAAGGTCACCGGGCCACGGCCGGCGCGGAATAGTTCAGCGACCGGCGCGCCGTCGTTGCCCTTCTCGCGCACGACGAGACGCGTATTCGCATCGATCGTCAACGCCGGGTTGAATTTCGCGAGCCAGCGCAAGGCGCGCTCGCTGCGGCCCTTGAGCACCAGGAATTGCAGCGACTCCGGCAGCGCGGCAAGCATGGCCAGCGCGAGCAGCAACGGCACCGCGCCGCCAACCCAGAAGACCGCGCGCCAGCCGTAGGCCGGAATCAGCGCGGCGCTGATGAAGCCGCCGAGCGCCGCGCCCAGCGTGAAGCCGCACGACACCAGCATCATGCGCTTGACGCGATGCGCGGGTGTCGAGAATTCGCCGACCAGCGCCATCGCGTTCGGCATGATGCAGCCGAGTCCGAGCCCGGTGATGAAGCGCAGTGCGATCAAGGCAGGGATCGTCGTGACAAAAGGCGTGGCGAGCATCGACAGCGCGAAGAAAAACGTCGAGCCGATCAGCACCGGACGGCGGCCGACGCGGTCAGCCAGCACCGACAGCCCGAGCGCGCCGAGCAGCATGCCGAACAGACTGGCGCTGAACACCGGACCGAGCGCCGCTTTCGACACATGCCATTCGCCGATCACGCTCGGCGCGACGTAGCCCATGGCCTGCGCGTCGAAACCGTCGATCACGAGGCACAGCCCGCATAGAACGAGCAGCATCAGCTGGAATGCCGGGTGATGCGTTTCGCCGAGCACGCGCTCGACTTCGATGACGTTCGCGGCGGCCGCCGCCGGTTTAGCGCTCATTGGGTCGTCTCCCCTCTTGCTGATTGGGTGGTTGGGCGGCGGTGCGGCCGAACCGGCCCAAAAGCGCGCGTGTCCGGTACATGCGGGCCACGCGGCACAAATATTCCCGCCATCGCAGGCGTGCTGCGATTTACGTATGGTAAAACTAATTACGTATAGTGAAATTAACGTAAACCCTGAAAAACGGTTGCGCAAACGCGCCGTGGCCCGTGGATACGAGCGTTCGGCGGATAACGTTATGAGCAATTTGTTCATGTGAGCGCGGTGCGGACTGCTACCATCAATGGATGCGGCAACCGGATTGCGTTGCCGCGCGCCTCTCCATCGCCATCCATACGTCTACATGATTCCGCCGACAATCCCCGCTCTCATTGCCCGCGCCGCCGATCATCCGTTTCTCGGCGCGCATCTGGCGATGGGGCAAGGCCTGCATCACGACGTCGCGCTGGCGCGGTTCGAAGAGCTGGAACTCGCCAGCGCCTACGAGCCGATCTTCGATATCAGCGTGCATGCGTTGGCGCAGTCGCTTTCGTCGGGGGCCGAGGGGGTTGACCGGTTCGGCGACGAACTCGGCTTTCAGGCTGTCACGCACTTGCTCGACGCTGCGCCGTCCGACGTGTTCGATCCGTTCGACCGGATCGCCGACGATCGGGATCTCGTCGAACTCGACCGCATGTCACGCGCGCTGCACGCCATCAATTTCTTCGGCGCGCAGCGGCATGGGCTGCTCTTTCTTCGAGTACACGAGCGGCTGCTCAAGAGTGTGAAGTACGACCACGGGCGGCATTTTTCGACCGTGCTGGTGTCGTTCGGATTGAACCCGTCGCGGGTGGTGATCGAGTTGCCGGCTGCGGCGGTCGCGCACAAGACTTTTCTCGGCTATCTGACCAAGAGCTATCAGCACTATGGCTTCAAGGTGGCGGGCAATCTGTCCAACGCGGGACAGATTCTGTCGGTGTCGGAGACCGCGCGGCTCGACTTCCTCAAGATGGATGCGGGCACCGCTTTGCGCGATGCGACGGTTAAACCGTTAGTGGGTTATGCCGGCCGCTTGCGGATTCCGCTGATCTTCAATCGTGTGGTGGATGAAGCGCAGTTCGACGCTTTACAGCAATACGACGTGCGCTTCGTGCAAGGGCCGTTGTTCAATGCGCATTATCACGACCGGGCGGTTTGAGTTGGTTGGGCGGTTGGGCGGTTGGGCGGTTGGGCGGTTGGGCGGTTGGGCCGTTGAGCCGTTGAGCCGTTGAGCCGTTGAGCCGTTGAGCCGTTGAGCCGTTGAGCCGTTTGGCGGTTGAACTGATTGATCTCGTCGAGCCCGGTCGAGCAGACGTACGCCAAGTCACGTAGCCGCACCCGCCGCTTCAGCCCGTATCGCCCAAACGCCGCGCGAGCGCCTTCAGCCGCGGCGCGACATTGTCACGAAACACCTCCTCTCCCATCGACGAAGCCGGCCCGCTGCAACTCAGCACCAGCCAGCGGCCTTCGCGCGGCTCGCGAAACGGCACCGCGACCGCATTGACATCGTCGTGCCACGCGCGGAACGAATAGCAGCAGCGTTGCGCGGCGAAGGCAGCGATTTCTTTCTCCGCATCGGCGACCAGTTCGTCGCCTTCCTTGCCCGCCGCCTTCCGCAGTTCGGCCAGCAGCGCGGCGCGCACGTCGAGCGGTTGGACGGCGAGATAGGCGCGCCCCATCGAACTCGTCAACATGGACAGTTTCGAGCCGGAAGCGAGTCCGAGCGTCAACGCGGTTTCACTGCGAATCGTCTCCAGATAAATCATGTCGAGCCCATCGCGGCAACCGAGCGAAACCGCCGCGCCCACCTCGCGCGCGAACGTGCGCATGTGCGGGCGAGCGAGTTCGAGCGTGTCCGTGCCCGAGAGCAGCGCGAAACCGAGCGACAGCACACCGGCGTCGAGCGCATATTTGCCCAAGGTTTCGTCGAGCCGCAGATAGCCGAGCACGGTCAGCGTGTAGGCGAGCCGGTTGACGGTCGCCTTCGGCAAGCCGGTGCGTTCGACGAAATCGCGGTTGCCGAGCATTGTTTCTCCCGGCTTGAACGCGCGCAGCAAATCCAGCCCGCGTGCGAGGGCGACGACGAATTTGCGCTCGTCGAGCGGTTCGGAGGGAGTGGATGCAGGCGTCATGGGGTGATACACTCGGACGTGGTTTGCAAAACATTGTTTCGCATAGCGGAACTTAAGTCAAGCTTCACGCACGTTTAGTCAAGCAAGGAATCAGGAGATAAGCCATGGCCGAGGCCGCGCAGTTTCACTGGGAAGACCCGTTGCTGCTGGATCAGCAGCTGACCGAAGACGAACGCATGGTGCGCGACGCCGCTGCGGCTTATGCGCAGGACAAACTGCAGCCGCGCGTGCTCGAAGCGTTCCGCCACGAGAAGACCGACATCGAGATCTTTCGCGAGATGGGCGAACTCGGCCTGCTCGGCCCGACGATTCCCGAACAATACGGCGGCCCCGGCCTGAACTACGTCGCGTATGGCTTGATTGCGCGCGAGGTGGAGCGCGTCGATTCCGGCTACCGGTCGATGATGTCGGTGCAATCGTCGCTGGTCATGGTGCCGATCCACGCATTCGGCTCGGAAGCACAGAAGCAGAAATACCTGCCGAAGCTCGCCACCGGTGAATGGATCGGCTGCTTCGGCCTGACCGAACCGAACCACGGTTCAGATCCGGGCAGCATGGTCACGCGGGCCAAGAAGGTTGACGGCGGCTATTCGCTGTCGGGCTCGAAGATGTGGATCACCAATTCGCCCATCGCCGACGTGTTCGTGGTGTGGGCGAAGCTCGAAGAAGACGGCAAGGACGCGATTCGCGGCTTCATTCTCGAGAAGGGCTGGAAGGGCCTGTCGGCGCCGACTATTCACAGCAAGGTGGGCCTGCGTGCGTCGATTACCGGCGAAATCGTGCTCGACGAAGTGTTCGTGCCGGAAGAGAACCGTTTCCCGGAAGTCAGCGGTTTGCGCGGTCCGTTCACCTGTCTGAACTCGGCGCGCTATGGTATTGCCTGGGGCGCGCTCGGCGCGGCCGAAGCATGCTGGCATACCGCGCGTCAGTACGTGCTGGATCGCAAACAGTTCGGCCGGCCGCTCGCCGCGAACCAGTTGATCCAGAAGAAGCTCGCCGACATGCAGACCGAAATCACGCTCGGACTGCAAGGCGTGCTGCGACTTGGCCGCATGAAGGACGAAGGCACCGCGGCCGTCGAGATCACCTCGATCATGAAGCGCAATTCATGCGGCAAGGCGCTGGACATTGCGCGGCTCGCACGTGACATGCTCGGCGGCAACGGCATCTCGGACGAGTTCGGCGTGGCGCGGCATCTGGTGAATCTGGAAGTCGTGAACACTTATGAAGGCACGCACGACATTCACGCGCTGATTCTTGGCCGCGCGCAAACGGGCATTCAGGCTTTCTTCTGAAACCTGCGGTGCGCTGATGCCGCCGGCCGTTGGGGGCGTTTGCGCAACACGATAAAAAAGCCAGTTCATATGAACTGGCTTTTTTTGTTCGACGCAGCACGCCGCAGTGCATGGCGCGCTTTGTCACTCACCGCCGCTTACTTGTTCGGCTGCGGCGTCATGCGCAGATACGGGCGCAGCGCCTTGTAGCCCTTCGGGAATTTCTGCTTGATGACTTCCTCGTCCTTCAGCGACGGGACGATCACCACGTCATCACCCTGCTTCCAGTTACCCGGTGTCGCGACCGAGTGATTGTCGGTGAGTTGCAGCGAATCGATCACACGCAGCACTTCGTCGAAGTTGCGGCCCGTGCTGGCCGGATAGGTGATGATGAGCCGCACCTTCTTCTTCGGGTCGATCACGAACAGCGAGCGGACGGTCAGCGTTTCGTTCGCATTCGGATGGATCATGTCGTACAGCTCGGAAACCTTCCGGTCGCCATCAGCGAGAATCGG contains:
- a CDS encoding acyl-CoA dehydrogenase, which translates into the protein MAEAAQFHWEDPLLLDQQLTEDERMVRDAAAAYAQDKLQPRVLEAFRHEKTDIEIFREMGELGLLGPTIPEQYGGPGLNYVAYGLIAREVERVDSGYRSMMSVQSSLVMVPIHAFGSEAQKQKYLPKLATGEWIGCFGLTEPNHGSDPGSMVTRAKKVDGGYSLSGSKMWITNSPIADVFVVWAKLEEDGKDAIRGFILEKGWKGLSAPTIHSKVGLRASITGEIVLDEVFVPEENRFPEVSGLRGPFTCLNSARYGIAWGALGAAEACWHTARQYVLDRKQFGRPLAANQLIQKKLADMQTEITLGLQGVLRLGRMKDEGTAAVEITSIMKRNSCGKALDIARLARDMLGGNGISDEFGVARHLVNLEVVNTYEGTHDIHALILGRAQTGIQAFF
- the fahA gene encoding fumarylacetoacetase, encoding MNALSDLQATLDPSRKSWVESANEPSNDFSIQNLPFGIFSDALNATRRVGVAIGGSIVDLAALESAGLLSVPSSGVGESVFVRDTLNDFIALGRDTWRSVRVQLSKLLSRNDATLRDDAELRSRALIRQADAQLHLPVQIPGYTDFYSSKEHATNVGSMFRDPKNALLPNWSEMPIGYNGRASSVVVSGTPVRRPNGQLKLPDQERPVFGACRKLDIELETGFVIGAGNALGEPVACADAEAHIFGMVLLNDWSARDIQQWEYVPLGPFNAKTFATTISPWIVTLDALEPFRVAQPAQEPQPLDYLRHDGEHAFDITLEVTLRPKQAERASTITRTNFKHMYWTMAQQLAHHTVSGCNTRVGDLMGSGTISGPTEDSFGSLLELTWNGKKPLELQEGGTRSFIEDGDELTLAGWCQGEGYRVGFGVCAGEILPALK
- a CDS encoding MFS transporter, which gives rise to MKVILTRDFLALILSVAVVGLGSGATLPLTALALTQAGYGTDVVGLLTAAQAGGGLVIVPLAGWIAARFGGRQVIVGAVLVVALATALMQLTANLWLWAVLRVLCGAALMLLFTIGEAWVNQLADDASRGRVVAIYATNFTLFQMAGPVLVSQIAGFAHWRFLLCGAIFLLALPMLAAIRTTPQASDDEHAAHGSWRHVLPQMPALVIGTGFFALFDTIALSLLPLFAMSHGITSEVAVLFASALLLGDTTMQFPIGWLADRLGRERVHIGCGVVVVALLPFLPWAVTSPWLCWPLLYVLGAAAGAIYTLSLVACGERFRGVALVSASSLVGASWSAASFGGPLVAGALMKSVGNDAIVGVLLAAALAFLGAVWWEKRHAPVGSVG
- a CDS encoding IclR family transcriptional regulator → MTPASTPSEPLDERKFVVALARGLDLLRAFKPGETMLGNRDFVERTGLPKATVNRLAYTLTVLGYLRLDETLGKYALDAGVLSLGFALLSGTDTLELARPHMRTFAREVGAAVSLGCRDGLDMIYLETIRSETALTLGLASGSKLSMLTSSMGRAYLAVQPLDVRAALLAELRKAAGKEGDELVADAEKEIAAFAAQRCCYSFRAWHDDVNAVAVPFREPREGRWLVLSCSGPASSMGEEVFRDNVAPRLKALARRLGDTG
- a CDS encoding EAL domain-containing protein, with protein sequence MIPPTIPALIARAADHPFLGAHLAMGQGLHHDVALARFEELELASAYEPIFDISVHALAQSLSSGAEGVDRFGDELGFQAVTHLLDAAPSDVFDPFDRIADDRDLVELDRMSRALHAINFFGAQRHGLLFLRVHERLLKSVKYDHGRHFSTVLVSFGLNPSRVVIELPAAAVAHKTFLGYLTKSYQHYGFKVAGNLSNAGQILSVSETARLDFLKMDAGTALRDATVKPLVGYAGRLRIPLIFNRVVDEAQFDALQQYDVRFVQGPLFNAHYHDRAV
- a CDS encoding MFS transporter yields the protein MSAKPAAAAANVIEVERVLGETHHPAFQLMLLVLCGLCLVIDGFDAQAMGYVAPSVIGEWHVSKAALGPVFSASLFGMLLGALGLSVLADRVGRRPVLIGSTFFFALSMLATPFVTTIPALIALRFITGLGLGCIMPNAMALVGEFSTPAHRVKRMMLVSCGFTLGAALGGFISAALIPAYGWRAVFWVGGAVPLLLALAMLAALPESLQFLVLKGRSERALRWLAKFNPALTIDANTRLVVREKGNDGAPVAELFRAGRGPVTLILWAISFMNLIDLYFLSNWLPTVMRDAGYSPSTAVIVGTVLQTGGVVGTLLLGWFIERFGFVRVLFVCFVGAALAVGTIGTVAHALPWLLIVVFAGGFCVVGGQPAVNALAGHFYPTTLRSTGIGWSLGIGRIGSVIGPLIGGQLIALNWSNASLFHAAAVPVLCSALLVIALAAATRQRGRPSEAQTA
- the hmgA gene encoding homogentisate 1,2-dioxygenase, which encodes MDTQTRTPNTASSRLEIEPGYQSGFANEFATEALPGALPEGRNSPQRAPYGLYAEQVSGTAFTAPRGHNRRSWLYRIRPAAVHKPFTQLPSERLVANFAEVPPTPPNQLRWDSLPMPAEPTDFVDGWVTMAGNGAAESMSGCAIHLYAANRSMQDRFFYSADGELLIVPQQGRLHIATEMGRLDVEPFEIVVIPRGVRFAVSLPDGTARGYICENFGALLRLPDLGPIGSNGLANPRDFLTPHAAYEDREGKFELVAKLNGNLWRADIGHSPLDVVAWHGNYAPYKYDLRRFNTIGSISFDHPDPSIFLVLQSQSDTPGVDAIDFVIFPPRWLAAEDTFRPPWFHRNVASEFMGLVHGVYDAKAEGFLPGGGSLHNCMTGHGPDADTFEKASHGDTSKPMKVGDTMAFMFETRTLIKPTRFALETAQLQAHYYECWQGLKKHFNPEQR
- a CDS encoding peroxiredoxin; translation: MSLRLGDIAPDFEQQSSVGPIKFHEWLGDSWGVLFSHPADFTPVCTTELGLTAKLADEFEKRNVKTIALSVDSAESHKEWIKDINETQAANVGFPILADGDRKVSELYDMIHPNANETLTVRSLFVIDPKKKVRLIITYPASTGRNFDEVLRVIDSLQLTDNHSVATPGNWKQGDDVVIVPSLKDEEVIKQKFPKGYKALRPYLRMTPQPNK